In Candidatus Limnocylindrales bacterium, one genomic interval encodes:
- a CDS encoding FtsX-like permease family protein has protein sequence MKYLHLIWKNAMRNKIRSILTILSLAISLFLLTTILAFWTTLNRTPDSLDAQLRLVVRHAVSLANMLPMSYQQEIEKIPGVKQVVPMQWFGGVYIDEKNFFAQFATEPDKIFEMYSEYQIPPDQLESFIKDRTGVVVGKTLADRFNWKVGDRITLIGRIFPVNMELTIRGIYTAPTKEDASAVFFSREYWNEAMGRPNVIGTFAVKAKSIEDIPRIIDAIDARFQNSIAQTKTETEKAFQLSFVSMLGNVKLLIASVNAVVLFAILLVVANTMAIAMRERTREVAILKTVGFRRKTLLLLLISESLLICFLGWVLGCLGAWLIWSSVDLTNMGGGFLSQLYVTPSILGLGLIVAFLLGLFSAGIPVWHASQITVAQALRQL, from the coding sequence ATGAAGTATCTTCATCTGATCTGGAAAAATGCCATGCGGAATAAAATTCGGAGCATTCTAACCATTTTAAGTCTGGCTATTTCCTTGTTTCTGCTGACGACCATTCTGGCCTTCTGGACTACCCTTAATCGGACTCCGGATAGTCTGGATGCCCAACTACGATTGGTTGTTCGCCATGCTGTATCTTTAGCGAATATGCTTCCTATGTCCTATCAACAGGAAATTGAGAAGATCCCGGGGGTCAAACAGGTGGTTCCCATGCAATGGTTCGGGGGGGTTTATATCGATGAAAAGAATTTCTTTGCCCAGTTTGCCACAGAGCCCGATAAAATTTTTGAAATGTATAGCGAATATCAAATCCCTCCGGATCAACTGGAGAGTTTCATCAAGGATCGGACCGGAGTTGTCGTAGGGAAGACCCTGGCAGATCGATTTAACTGGAAAGTAGGAGATCGAATTACCCTGATAGGTCGTATTTTTCCTGTAAATATGGAGTTAACCATTCGAGGTATTTACACGGCTCCAACCAAGGAAGATGCCAGTGCGGTTTTTTTTAGTCGAGAATATTGGAATGAAGCCATGGGGCGACCTAATGTGATAGGAACTTTTGCAGTTAAAGCCAAGAGTATTGAGGATATCCCCCGGATTATCGATGCCATCGATGCGCGGTTTCAGAACTCGATAGCCCAAACTAAGACGGAGACAGAAAAAGCTTTTCAACTCAGCTTTGTTTCCATGTTAGGAAATGTCAAGCTTTTAATTGCCAGTGTCAACGCGGTGGTCTTGTTCGCCATTCTATTGGTGGTAGCCAATACCATGGCCATTGCCATGCGGGAGCGAACGCGGGAAGTGGCTATTTTGAAAACGGTCGGTTTTCGCCGTAAAACCCTTCTGCTGCTTCTTATTTCAGAATCCCTGCTCATTTGCTTCTTGGGGTGGGTTTTGGGATGTTTAGGAGCCTGGTTGATCTGGTCTTCGGTCGATCTAACCAATATGGGAGGCGGATTTTTAAGTCAGCTCTATGTGACTCCTTCTATTTTAGGATTAGGTTTGATCGTCGCGTTTTTACTCGGTTTGTTCAGTGCCGGAATCCCGGTCTGGCATGCATCGCAAATTACCGTGGCTCAGGCACTGAGACAATTGTAA
- a CDS encoding ABC transporter ATP-binding protein has translation MGNALVQIQNLSKSFRRDSIEIRVLEHINLEVKEGEFLALMGPSGSGKSTLLNIIAGIDKPTTGEVRVLNTRIASLSEDELAIWRNRHIGFVFQAFNLIPVLTAFENVEIPLLLTRLSKKDRTRQVMTALKLVGLSDRASHYPRQLSGGQEQRVAIARAIVTDPDLILADEPTGDLDAQSANEVLTILEKLNKSLKKTIILVTHDPHAAQRATRIQHLEKGTLRKDEG, from the coding sequence ATGGGTAATGCGCTGGTTCAAATCCAAAATTTAAGTAAATCCTTCCGCCGGGATTCTATTGAAATTCGGGTGTTAGAGCATATTAACCTGGAGGTAAAAGAAGGAGAATTTCTGGCTCTTATGGGACCTTCCGGATCCGGCAAATCCACTCTGCTTAATATTATCGCAGGAATTGATAAACCAACCACAGGAGAGGTCCGGGTTTTAAATACCCGAATTGCCTCTTTAAGCGAGGATGAGCTGGCTATCTGGCGAAATCGCCATATTGGCTTTGTTTTCCAGGCCTTCAATCTCATTCCGGTCCTGACAGCCTTTGAAAATGTCGAAATACCTTTGCTATTAACCAGGCTTTCTAAGAAAGATCGAACCCGGCAGGTTATGACGGCGTTAAAACTGGTGGGGCTCAGTGATCGGGCTTCGCACTATCCCAGACAACTTTCCGGAGGACAGGAACAGCGGGTTGCCATAGCCCGGGCCATTGTCACGGATCCCGACTTAATCCTGGCAGATGAACCAACTGGAGATTTAGATGCCCAGTCAGCCAATGAAGTCTTAACTATTCTGGAAAAGCTGAATAAAAGCCTTAAAAAAACCATTATCCTGGTGACCCATGACCCCCACGCAGCCCAACGTGCCACCCGCATTCAGCATCTGGAGAAAGGTACTTTGAGAAAAGATGAGGGATAG
- a CDS encoding efflux RND transporter periplasmic adaptor subunit codes for MSEFDSLDEELLSLRIDEAQKVDFDRRSRSRRRYLFYFILLLILAGGSWVGWKYLTGVHPVEVEVVSVQVIPSGSSTPGMLGTQSLPTVLTAGGYIIPRRKIQLSSKVTGRVASVEVEKGDLVKKGQLLVKLEDAEFRAQVDEAYANLQVAQARLKELEMGSRPQEIEQARANVELAEANLRNAKLNYDRAIRLFKSGVISKGDYDKTETAYEVARAQVTDAKKRYELIKLGPRREQIELARSQVEAAKASLAGAQTFLEATEIRAPIDGTILEKLVEVGEMVTTSFVGERGAKSSVVSLADLNDLQVELDISQSDFNRLQMNQKAIVTPEAYSDRKYDGILVEIAPEANRQKATVQVKVKILNPDKYLRPEMNAKVTFLADELHRPEGSPPLSSLVNRIIIPKSALIRSGNTVRIFLVQDSKAVAQEVKLGGETEQGFEVLEGLVGGEKVIVSGLDKIKPGDPVKIKGM; via the coding sequence GTGTCCGAGTTTGATTCTTTAGACGAGGAGCTTCTGAGTCTTCGGATTGATGAAGCTCAAAAAGTTGATTTCGACCGTCGATCGAGGTCTAGAAGACGTTACCTGTTCTATTTTATTTTGCTTTTGATCCTAGCCGGAGGAAGCTGGGTCGGATGGAAATACCTTACCGGTGTACATCCTGTTGAAGTAGAGGTGGTATCGGTGCAGGTTATCCCATCGGGATCTTCAACTCCAGGCATGTTGGGAACCCAGTCTCTGCCGACAGTATTAACGGCCGGTGGTTATATCATCCCTCGCCGTAAAATTCAATTAAGCTCCAAAGTAACCGGGCGGGTTGCTTCGGTTGAAGTCGAGAAAGGGGACCTGGTGAAAAAAGGTCAGTTACTGGTTAAATTGGAAGATGCAGAGTTTCGGGCGCAGGTAGACGAAGCCTATGCCAATTTACAGGTAGCCCAGGCTCGTTTGAAGGAGCTGGAGATGGGTTCCCGACCCCAGGAGATCGAACAGGCAAGAGCCAATGTAGAGCTCGCCGAAGCCAACTTACGAAACGCAAAACTTAATTACGATCGGGCTATACGACTTTTTAAAAGCGGGGTTATCTCCAAAGGTGATTATGATAAAACCGAGACGGCCTATGAAGTGGCCCGGGCTCAGGTAACCGATGCAAAAAAACGTTACGAGCTGATTAAGCTGGGACCTCGACGTGAGCAAATTGAACTGGCCCGTAGTCAGGTGGAAGCTGCCAAAGCCTCTCTGGCAGGAGCCCAGACCTTCTTAGAAGCCACCGAGATAAGGGCTCCTATCGATGGAACCATCCTTGAAAAACTGGTCGAAGTGGGAGAAATGGTTACAACTTCTTTTGTAGGGGAGCGAGGAGCCAAGTCTTCGGTGGTCTCCCTGGCCGATCTTAATGATTTGCAGGTAGAGCTGGATATAAGCCAATCCGACTTTAACAGGCTCCAGATGAATCAGAAAGCCATCGTTACCCCGGAAGCCTATTCGGATCGTAAGTATGATGGAATCTTGGTTGAGATAGCTCCGGAAGCTAACCGTCAGAAAGCTACCGTCCAGGTTAAAGTTAAAATCCTTAATCCCGATAAATATCTGCGGCCGGAGATGAATGCAAAGGTTACTTTTCTTGCCGATGAACTTCACCGGCCAGAAGGATCTCCACCCTTGTCTTCCCTGGTAAATCGTATTATTATCCCCAAATCTGCGCTTATTCGCAGTGGGAATACAGTTAGAATCTTCCTGGTACAAGATTCCAAAGCCGTAGCTCAAGAGGTTAAACTGGGAGGGGAAACAGAACAGGGATTTGAAGTGCTTGAAGGGCTGGTTGGCGGAGAGAAGGTTATTGTTAGCGGTTTGGATAAGATAAAGCCGGGGGATCCAGTGAAAATCAAGGGAATGTAG
- the trpS gene encoding tryptophan--tRNA ligase: MEKKRILTGDRPTGKLHLGHYVGTLANRIRLQYEYESFFIIADLHMLTTRNAPEDIAQSAQNIRDLVLDSLAAGIDPAVATFYIQSAVPEVCELYTLFQNLITVPRLERLPSLKEMARDANKEEMPFGLLGYPVLQAADILCVRAHLVPVGKDNIAHVEVTREIARRFNHLYGEVFPIPEGLVGEVPTLVGTDGQTKMSKSLGNAIFLSDDAQTVRKKVFSMYTDPARIRADIPGRVEGNPVFIYHDTFNPNKEEVEDLKTRYRQGRVGDWEVKEKLARALNQFLEPIRERRAFYENQPGFIEEIIYKGTLRVRGEAKATLQAARKAMGLTQVWDQFKLTSSDQRDSH; this comes from the coding sequence ATGGAAAAAAAACGGATATTGACCGGAGATCGTCCTACCGGTAAGCTACACCTGGGTCACTACGTGGGTACCCTGGCAAATAGAATTCGACTTCAATACGAATATGAGAGTTTTTTCATCATTGCCGACCTGCATATGCTCACCACCCGAAATGCACCGGAAGATATCGCCCAGAGTGCCCAAAACATTCGGGACCTGGTCCTGGACTCCTTAGCTGCAGGGATCGATCCGGCAGTTGCTACCTTCTATATTCAATCTGCGGTTCCCGAAGTTTGTGAACTTTATACCCTCTTCCAGAATTTGATCACCGTCCCACGGCTGGAGCGATTGCCCAGTTTGAAAGAAATGGCCCGGGATGCCAACAAAGAAGAAATGCCCTTTGGATTGCTGGGCTATCCGGTCCTCCAGGCAGCAGATATCCTCTGCGTTCGCGCTCATCTGGTTCCTGTGGGAAAAGATAATATAGCCCATGTAGAAGTCACCCGAGAGATTGCCCGCCGCTTCAATCACCTCTACGGGGAAGTCTTTCCCATACCGGAGGGACTCGTTGGAGAGGTGCCGACCTTAGTCGGTACCGATGGACAGACCAAAATGAGTAAAAGCCTGGGTAACGCTATTTTCTTAAGTGATGATGCCCAAACGGTACGAAAGAAAGTCTTCAGCATGTATACCGATCCGGCTCGAATTCGTGCCGACATTCCGGGACGGGTTGAAGGAAATCCGGTCTTTATCTATCACGATACCTTCAACCCTAACAAAGAAGAGGTAGAAGACCTTAAAACCCGATACCGACAGGGTCGGGTCGGAGACTGGGAAGTTAAAGAAAAACTTGCCAGGGCCCTCAACCAATTCTTGGAACCTATCCGGGAACGTCGGGCTTTTTATGAAAATCAACCCGGATTTATAGAAGAAATTATTTACAAAGGAACCCTTCGCGTTCGTGGGGAAGCGAAGGCAACCTTACAGGCTGCAAGAAAAGCCATGGGACTTACCCAGGTTTGGGACCAATTCAAACTCACTTCATCTGATCAAAGGGATTCTCATTGA
- a CDS encoding histidine phosphatase family protein has translation MRLILIRHGESELNSAGIFQGGDLDPALSPLGRRQAKALGQRFKSENLKAIYSSALRRARETAEEIARICGLTFQPVPELNEFDYGFLTGQPINEITMGELNKIIARWKAGEVDFPVPQGESPVIAQARAMPVIKSIIEKYPSGAVAVVAHAQINRIILASLLGIGLSRHREIHQNNASASIVDINGTEVTRIVINDTSHLDVINENPFDQMK, from the coding sequence ATGAGACTGATTTTAATTCGACATGGCGAAAGTGAGCTCAATTCGGCAGGCATATTTCAAGGTGGGGATCTCGACCCCGCCTTAAGTCCTTTAGGACGAAGACAGGCTAAAGCTCTTGGACAGCGATTTAAATCGGAGAATTTGAAGGCCATTTACTCCAGTGCGTTGAGACGGGCCAGGGAGACGGCTGAGGAAATTGCACGGATCTGCGGGTTGACCTTTCAACCTGTTCCAGAACTTAACGAATTTGATTATGGTTTTTTAACGGGACAACCCATCAATGAAATTACCATGGGGGAGCTTAATAAAATTATAGCCCGTTGGAAAGCCGGGGAGGTTGACTTTCCCGTCCCTCAAGGTGAGTCTCCGGTCATAGCGCAAGCCCGGGCTATGCCTGTTATTAAGTCTATCATCGAGAAATATCCTTCAGGCGCGGTAGCCGTCGTGGCCCATGCTCAAATCAACCGAATCATTCTGGCCAGCCTTCTCGGGATAGGTTTATCCCGCCATCGAGAGATCCATCAGAATAACGCCTCTGCAAGCATTGTTGATATTAACGGTACCGAAGTTACCCGTATTGTTATCAACGATACAAGTCATCTGGATGTTATCAATGAGAATCCCTTTGATCAGATGAAGTGA
- the pabA gene encoding aminodeoxychorismate/anthranilate synthase component II, which produces MILMIDNYDSFTYNLVQYLSELGAEVQTYRNDQITLAEIEALAPEKIVISPGPCSPAEAGISVELIRHFYTKIPILGVCLGHQSIGAAFGGEVVRADRIMHGKTSMIYHDGKTIFRDLENPFEATRYHSLIVKRETLPPCLEISAETKEKEIMGLRHREYPIEGVQFHPESILTPMGKKLLKNFLQN; this is translated from the coding sequence ATGATTCTGATGATTGATAATTACGATTCGTTTACTTATAATTTAGTCCAGTATCTCAGCGAATTGGGCGCTGAGGTTCAAACCTATCGTAACGATCAAATAACCCTTGCAGAGATCGAAGCGCTCGCTCCGGAAAAGATTGTCATCTCTCCGGGACCCTGTTCCCCGGCAGAGGCCGGAATTTCCGTAGAGCTTATCCGACACTTCTACACGAAAATACCCATTCTAGGGGTCTGTCTGGGTCATCAAAGCATCGGAGCCGCTTTTGGTGGTGAAGTCGTTCGGGCGGACCGAATCATGCATGGAAAAACCTCCATGATTTATCATGATGGAAAAACTATTTTTCGAGATTTAGAAAACCCTTTTGAAGCAACCCGCTATCATTCACTTATCGTAAAACGAGAGACCCTTCCTCCTTGTCTGGAGATCAGTGCTGAGACCAAAGAGAAAGAAATTATGGGATTACGCCACCGGGAGTATCCCATAGAAGGGGTTCAGTTTCACCCGGAGTCTATCTTAACTCCGATGGGGAAAAAATTATTGAAAAATTTTCTACAAAACTAA
- a CDS encoding AAA family ATPase, whose translation MKKHKKSELLLKEAHPEVQADAYRESLEEYHTKIQDLKEEIQRVIVGQNQMIDSLLIGLLANGHILLEGVPGLAKTLTIKTFAKAMSASFQRIQFTPDLLPADVIGTLIYNPKDAEFVPKLGPIFAHFVLADEINRAPAKVQSALLEAMQERQVTIGKETHLLPEPFLVLATQNPIEQEGTYNLPEAQVDRFMLKVKVGYPDLQEEKEIIHRDFDTIKINPVLAPEEVTEIRHLIHKTIYMDEKIEDYLLLIIFATRKNKEILQKFGLEALAPYIRYGSSPRGSQALKTAALVQAYLQGRWYVIPEDIEAVVLSVLRHRVILSPKAEAEEKTADEILEQVLEKIPVP comes from the coding sequence ATGAAAAAACATAAAAAGAGTGAGTTATTGCTCAAGGAGGCTCACCCTGAGGTTCAGGCAGATGCTTATCGAGAATCCTTAGAAGAGTATCATACGAAAATCCAGGACCTTAAAGAGGAGATCCAGCGGGTGATTGTAGGGCAAAATCAGATGATCGACAGCCTCCTTATCGGACTCCTTGCAAACGGGCATATCCTTCTGGAAGGTGTTCCAGGCCTTGCTAAAACTTTAACCATCAAAACCTTTGCTAAAGCCATGTCGGCCAGCTTTCAACGGATCCAATTCACGCCAGACTTGTTACCAGCCGATGTGATTGGAACTCTCATTTATAATCCTAAAGATGCCGAGTTTGTTCCTAAGTTAGGTCCTATCTTTGCTCATTTTGTTCTGGCCGATGAGATCAACCGGGCTCCTGCCAAAGTACAGAGCGCTCTTCTGGAGGCTATGCAAGAAAGACAGGTTACCATCGGCAAAGAAACCCACCTTCTCCCTGAACCTTTTCTTGTTCTGGCCACGCAAAATCCCATTGAACAGGAAGGGACCTATAACCTTCCAGAAGCCCAGGTGGATCGTTTTATGTTGAAGGTTAAGGTAGGCTATCCGGATTTACAGGAGGAAAAAGAAATTATCCATCGAGACTTTGACACCATCAAAATCAACCCGGTCCTGGCCCCTGAAGAAGTAACAGAGATCCGACACCTGATCCATAAAACAATTTACATGGATGAAAAGATAGAAGATTACCTTCTACTCATTATCTTCGCTACCCGAAAAAATAAGGAGATTTTGCAGAAATTTGGATTGGAGGCGTTGGCCCCTTATATCCGGTATGGTTCTTCCCCTCGAGGTTCTCAAGCCCTTAAAACTGCCGCTCTGGTTCAGGCTTATTTACAGGGGCGATGGTATGTGATTCCGGAAGATATCGAGGCGGTCGTCCTGAGTGTTCTCCGCCATCGGGTTATCCTTTCCCCAAAGGCAGAGGCCGAGGAAAAAACAGCCGACGAGATATTAGAACAGGTTTTGGAGAAGATTCCTGTCCCCTGA
- a CDS encoding DUF58 domain-containing protein, giving the protein MDRSDVLKKKQRLELFTRLKTLSPLAGEWDSSLEGEGSDLSEIREYQPGDDIRKIDWKTTAKMGQFYMKTFLAERDLTVMILLDQSRSMRFGSLARKKQETQAMVVGLLALSALVKNNRVGLIGFTDQIETYIPPQRGRGHLWKIIDVLLTEPKNPKTSLKCALDWLEARVKKSLVFIVSDFLIDPAEFELLRYLNKEYDLIPVIIEDQRELELPKGKGLVRLQDMETGQILLWDAVQDGEVFAALMQKWRQTRQEAFSALGLDYVTFSTEEDTYVEKIDALFQKRRMRRVN; this is encoded by the coding sequence ATGGATCGTAGCGATGTTCTGAAAAAGAAACAACGCCTAGAGCTTTTTACCAGGCTTAAGACCCTCAGTCCGCTGGCCGGGGAATGGGACAGTTCTTTGGAAGGAGAAGGTTCTGATCTGTCTGAGATTCGGGAATACCAGCCCGGGGATGATATCCGAAAAATCGATTGGAAAACCACGGCAAAAATGGGCCAGTTTTATATGAAGACTTTCCTGGCCGAACGTGATCTAACAGTTATGATCCTTTTAGATCAAAGTCGATCGATGCGGTTTGGATCCCTGGCCAGGAAGAAACAGGAAACCCAGGCCATGGTCGTAGGACTTCTGGCTCTGTCCGCTCTTGTAAAAAATAACCGGGTAGGACTTATCGGATTTACCGATCAGATTGAAACGTATATTCCTCCCCAGCGGGGACGCGGACATCTGTGGAAAATTATCGATGTTCTTCTCACCGAACCGAAAAATCCAAAAACGAGCTTAAAATGTGCCCTGGATTGGTTGGAAGCCCGAGTAAAAAAAAGCCTGGTTTTCATCGTTTCAGATTTTCTCATCGATCCGGCAGAGTTTGAGCTTCTTCGCTATCTCAACAAAGAGTACGATCTTATTCCTGTAATTATCGAAGATCAGCGGGAGCTGGAGCTTCCTAAAGGGAAGGGGCTCGTAAGACTCCAGGACATGGAAACAGGTCAGATCCTCCTGTGGGATGCCGTCCAGGATGGAGAGGTATTTGCTGCGTTGATGCAAAAATGGAGACAAACCCGGCAAGAAGCCTTTTCTGCCTTGGGATTGGATTATGTCACTTTTTCAACAGAAGAGGATACCTATGTAGAAAAAATCGACGCCCTCTTCCAGAAGAGACGAATGCGAAGGGTGAATTAA
- a CDS encoding ABC transporter permease: protein MAIPLKYNIRNLQARFVTTLVTALSISLTVAIFITLMALANGLRMAFVSTGHPRNLIVLRQNAGTETNSTITPEAFQVLKYLPGVARNEKGEPLASAETIVLINLPRVNTTERSNVLIRGLSFSGLALHPQVKLVEGRWFEPGSREIVVSRQISRRFQKTQMGDTLRFGKGDWKVVGIFEAAGTAYDSEIWCDGNQVRDDYNRHLYSSVYLQVEDSTLLEPLSKRIHDDQRLQLDAKGELQYYAEQTGAGKIIQVYGMFISIVMAIGSGFAAMNAMYGAVVNRFREIGILRVLGFSKMSILLSFALESLILALIGGVIGCLLALPINGISTGTTNFQTFSEIAFTFRVTPELLLWGMIFSGLIGLWSGLFPAVRAARKPILEALRAVV from the coding sequence ATGGCCATTCCTTTAAAATACAATATTCGCAATCTTCAGGCACGCTTTGTGACCACACTGGTAACTGCCCTGAGTATTAGCTTAACCGTAGCTATCTTCATAACCCTCATGGCCCTGGCCAACGGATTAAGGATGGCCTTTGTTTCCACAGGTCATCCCAGGAACCTCATCGTGCTACGACAGAATGCGGGTACAGAGACCAACAGTACCATAACGCCGGAAGCTTTTCAGGTCCTCAAATACCTGCCCGGGGTTGCTCGAAACGAAAAAGGAGAACCCCTGGCCTCAGCAGAAACCATTGTGTTAATCAATCTGCCCCGTGTTAATACCACGGAGCGCTCCAACGTGCTCATTCGGGGTCTTTCCTTTTCGGGCCTTGCTCTTCATCCTCAAGTTAAGCTGGTGGAAGGACGATGGTTCGAGCCGGGCTCCCGGGAAATCGTGGTGAGTCGTCAGATCTCCCGTCGATTTCAGAAAACTCAGATGGGAGATACCTTACGCTTTGGAAAGGGGGATTGGAAAGTCGTAGGTATTTTTGAAGCGGCCGGTACGGCCTACGACTCTGAAATCTGGTGCGATGGAAATCAGGTAAGGGATGATTATAATCGACACCTGTATTCTTCTGTCTACCTGCAGGTAGAAGATTCTACGCTGCTGGAACCCCTTTCCAAAAGAATCCATGATGACCAGCGCCTCCAGTTAGATGCCAAGGGAGAGCTTCAGTACTACGCAGAACAAACCGGAGCCGGAAAGATTATCCAGGTTTATGGAATGTTTATCAGTATTGTTATGGCTATCGGTTCTGGCTTTGCTGCAATGAACGCCATGTATGGGGCCGTTGTGAATCGCTTTCGGGAAATCGGTATTCTAAGGGTATTGGGATTTTCTAAAATGAGTATCCTCCTTTCCTTTGCCCTCGAATCTTTAATTCTGGCCCTTATAGGGGGTGTGATAGGATGTTTACTGGCCCTACCGATTAACGGAATTTCAACGGGAACTACCAACTTTCAAACCTTTAGTGAGATCGCTTTTACATTTCGGGTTACCCCGGAATTACTTTTATGGGGAATGATCTTTTCCGGGCTGATCGGCCTCTGGAGCGGTTTGTTTCCGGCTGTTCGGGCAGCACGAAAACCTATCCTTGAAGCCTTGCGGGCCGTGGTTTAA